Proteins encoded within one genomic window of Coprococcus phoceensis:
- a CDS encoding CehA/McbA family metallohydrolase: MKQGRKISIVSRMFAVLLAVMMVCSNISLPSKAAETVQTIAAWEYKDKDSAPSSLPAGATSGSGQLNVTGATYTGYSSKSLAANNWEEEGYWTISEINAEKYENLTFSASLRSSNTGAKNFQLEYSLDKGQSWTVVDGGAVEITSTNLTQLYKDVKLPAELSGQNFALRVKKVGTTSVNGGTVAPTGASNINHIVIKGTTTEDGGETTETCAEVEASVEPGKVAAGTEVTLSCQTEGAEIYYKVNDAQEFTKYDAAITITENTTITAYSQKEGFNNSEQKVFSYTVEEEPAPEPEPDPSEGQRLTELKDGDVFVIYNPANKKVMSASASGTRLAALDGQPSEEDVLDAPEGSAVLKASLDEKTGYYTLTAQGKYLTTGKSGGSLTLEEKESDYSLWEVEKADENGGFFLRSVNAEYGGKKNQYIEYYSTFTTFGKKEGSSADAYLMYFYPAKEGVQVETDTVLNVAQWAGNANYEEAGVQTSIAGDLYKTNDMLDTDANYTAVVSGKEVLPYTKATSSNTDSTSYYMGGTGLGSGNNDYLQFALSSKGYGAMELSFRLRSSKTGAGSYQLQYSVDGTKFEDFTTGSYSYKYTSYGSDGKPYEVSKSGDVKDGIAKTSYAPGEYINFKFDVPEGAEHAEKLYVRLVAGTERADGKEGTPDKRGTLRIDSVVLTGSPVIADDICGYVKADPASGEAATGTEITLTSATEGAAIYYSIDGGEYKVYDDANKPVLEKLPANMRAYASKDGVSDSIKTIYKYTSGKVKNVEATPNGGAVMKNTEVTLKCATEGATILYSTDDGQNWTEYTEKIVLSELPMTFKVKAVKEGYEDSNIVTLSYTERTSEKYNLYFGQLHSHTSYSDGAGTAQQAYEHASGVENLDFLALTDHSNSFDNADSASITDGSMSEEWTEGHELAQKYTTDDFVGLFGYEMTWSNGLGHMNTFNTEGFQSRTQTEFSTYSTALQNYYAALKTAPQSISQFNHPGTTFGDFSDFAHYDEEIDKLITTIEVGNGEGAIGSSGYFPSYEYYQRALDKGWHVAPTNNQDNHKGLWGDANTARSVVLADSLTQENIYDAMRNYRVYATEDNDLNIYYTLDGYEMGSILSEGQVGDTVTLKAELSDKTDDSIGKVQVITNGGLVLKEETVAANTDTVEFQIDNNYSYYYLKITETDGDIAVTAPVWVGEVEAAGINGISTTEVLPVKGEALPVTLDLYNNENTDMTINSITFSVDGENVHEVDLEKNNLTKVDSMGTASYTFDYTYDKVGNMELNVTVNATLNGVEKVYSSVLKLTYVTPEMVTKVIIDGTHYNDYVTGYYGGNVGNFTKIAGDKNVKVEVVKDEITPEMLEDCALLVVSAPAKKTGTANAGDYKPSHFSDEFINMVKDYTDKGGTLIACGIADYQDTTSGQTATEMNKLLKAVGATTTLNSDEAYDETNNGGQPYRLYLKNYNKDSKYLEGAVEDQEYSAYSGCTVNLDKDAVAAGKAEALITGYDTTYSIDCKDENGNPVSGSPVVVEKGDMVALAHETLDSGANVFVAGTVFISDFEVKAEQDNIWDLPYLNKTIVENILDEVTVELETTPIETVRKEGKMGDVFAIEGYVTAGTSNENNKFFDAIYVQDDTAGITVFPYAQTGLEIGTKIRITGYVDAYQGDKEIQIIKSEIIPDDTHVYDPEKLSAKDAMNYEENGGKLVQISGKVTDVVYSADGTGVSQFWIEDGSGEKGNVFIDGYITSGTTGKNELASFVKKGATVSAVGLVYAHPEGESDIPVTCLRVRNCDEIKQEQTGVTVDKNALLEEIEKLPAKSQSSYTEESWNNYATALKEAQRVYADENATQAEVDAAVKALQDAKKALVEKSNNGNGGNNNNDGNTGNGGNAGSGSQNGNGKKPQNTANKGAQTGDQQAVTMYLVLIAASVIAVSFTKKRKVN; this comes from the coding sequence ATGAAACAAGGTAGAAAAATCAGTATCGTGTCACGAATGTTTGCAGTGCTTCTTGCAGTTATGATGGTATGTAGCAACATCAGTCTTCCTTCAAAAGCGGCAGAGACAGTTCAGACAATCGCAGCATGGGAATACAAGGACAAGGATTCCGCGCCTTCCAGCCTTCCGGCAGGTGCGACATCAGGAAGTGGACAGCTTAATGTCACAGGAGCAACTTATACCGGATATTCGTCAAAAAGCCTGGCGGCGAATAACTGGGAAGAAGAAGGTTATTGGACCATTTCCGAAATCAATGCAGAAAAGTATGAAAATTTAACATTTTCGGCTTCGCTTCGTTCCTCAAATACAGGAGCAAAAAATTTCCAATTGGAATATTCTTTGGATAAAGGACAGAGTTGGACAGTCGTTGACGGCGGAGCGGTAGAAATTACAAGTACCAATTTGACACAATTATACAAAGATGTGAAACTTCCGGCAGAGCTTTCCGGACAGAATTTTGCACTTCGTGTAAAAAAAGTTGGGACAACAAGTGTGAACGGCGGTACAGTTGCACCGACCGGAGCAAGCAATATTAACCATATTGTGATTAAAGGAACAACAACAGAAGATGGCGGAGAAACGACCGAGACTTGTGCCGAGGTTGAGGCATCCGTAGAACCTGGCAAGGTGGCAGCCGGAACAGAGGTCACATTATCCTGCCAGACCGAGGGGGCAGAAATTTACTACAAAGTAAATGATGCACAGGAATTTACAAAATATGATGCAGCAATCACGATTACAGAAAATACAACAATCACTGCATATTCACAAAAAGAAGGATTCAATAACAGTGAACAGAAAGTATTTTCGTATACAGTGGAAGAAGAGCCGGCTCCGGAGCCAGAACCGGATCCATCAGAAGGACAAAGACTCACAGAGTTAAAAGACGGCGATGTGTTTGTAATCTACAATCCGGCAAACAAAAAAGTAATGTCAGCTTCCGCAAGTGGAACAAGGCTGGCAGCATTGGATGGACAACCATCGGAAGAAGATGTTTTAGATGCACCGGAAGGCTCAGCAGTTTTGAAAGCATCATTAGATGAAAAGACAGGATATTACACACTTACTGCACAAGGCAAATACCTCACAACTGGAAAAAGTGGTGGAAGCCTTACGTTAGAAGAAAAAGAAAGTGATTATAGTCTGTGGGAAGTAGAAAAAGCAGACGAAAATGGCGGATTCTTTTTAAGAAGTGTCAATGCAGAGTATGGTGGAAAGAAAAATCAATACATAGAATACTATAGTACGTTTACAACATTCGGAAAGAAAGAAGGTTCCTCAGCAGACGCGTACTTGATGTATTTCTATCCGGCAAAAGAAGGTGTTCAGGTAGAGACAGATACTGTTCTGAATGTGGCACAGTGGGCAGGAAATGCCAACTACGAAGAAGCTGGTGTGCAGACAAGCATTGCAGGGGATTTGTATAAGACAAATGACATGTTGGATACCGATGCAAATTATACAGCAGTTGTGTCCGGCAAAGAAGTACTCCCATACACAAAAGCAACGAGCTCTAACACGGATTCTACTTCTTACTATATGGGCGGTACCGGATTAGGATCAGGGAACAATGATTACCTGCAATTTGCATTATCTTCAAAAGGATACGGAGCGATGGAACTTTCATTCCGTCTTCGCTCAAGCAAGACAGGGGCAGGCTCTTATCAGCTTCAGTACTCTGTAGATGGAACAAAATTTGAGGATTTTACAACCGGTTCTTATTCTTACAAATATACAAGCTATGGCTCAGATGGAAAACCGTATGAAGTAAGTAAATCGGGAGATGTCAAAGACGGGATTGCAAAGACAAGCTATGCTCCGGGGGAATACATTAACTTTAAATTTGATGTTCCGGAAGGAGCAGAACATGCGGAGAAATTATATGTTCGTCTTGTAGCAGGAACAGAGCGTGCAGATGGAAAAGAAGGAACACCAGATAAAAGAGGAACACTTCGTATAGATTCGGTAGTGCTTACCGGAAGTCCGGTCATTGCGGATGATATCTGCGGTTATGTAAAAGCAGATCCGGCATCCGGAGAAGCGGCAACGGGAACCGAGATCACACTGACAAGTGCGACAGAAGGTGCGGCTATTTATTATTCAATAGATGGCGGAGAGTACAAAGTATACGATGATGCCAACAAACCTGTCTTAGAAAAGCTTCCTGCAAATATGCGGGCATATGCATCAAAAGATGGTGTGTCAGACAGTATTAAGACAATTTACAAATATACAAGCGGCAAGGTGAAAAACGTAGAGGCAACACCAAATGGCGGCGCAGTTATGAAAAACACAGAAGTCACTTTGAAATGTGCAACAGAAGGTGCAACTATTTTATATTCTACTGACGATGGACAGAATTGGACAGAGTACACAGAAAAAATTGTGTTGTCAGAACTTCCAATGACGTTCAAAGTAAAAGCAGTCAAAGAAGGATATGAAGACAGCAACATTGTTACACTTTCTTACACAGAGAGAACAAGTGAAAAATATAATCTTTATTTTGGACAGCTTCATTCCCACACAAGCTATTCCGATGGTGCGGGAACTGCACAGCAGGCATATGAACATGCTTCAGGGGTGGAAAATCTTGATTTCCTTGCACTGACAGATCACTCGAACTCGTTTGACAACGCAGACAGTGCATCTATTACAGACGGTTCTATGAGTGAGGAATGGACAGAAGGACATGAGCTTGCTCAAAAGTATACAACTGACGATTTTGTAGGTTTGTTTGGATATGAGATGACATGGTCAAACGGTCTTGGACATATGAACACTTTCAATACGGAAGGGTTCCAGAGCAGGACACAGACAGAATTCTCAACATACAGCACAGCCTTGCAGAACTACTATGCAGCGTTAAAGACAGCGCCACAGTCAATTTCACAATTCAATCACCCAGGAACGACATTTGGTGATTTCAGTGATTTTGCTCACTACGATGAAGAAATTGACAAGCTGATCACAACAATTGAAGTTGGAAATGGAGAAGGAGCAATCGGAAGTTCCGGATATTTCCCATCTTACGAGTACTATCAGAGAGCACTTGATAAAGGATGGCATGTAGCTCCGACAAACAATCAGGACAACCACAAAGGACTTTGGGGAGATGCCAACACAGCACGAAGTGTTGTATTAGCTGACAGCCTCACACAGGAAAATATCTATGATGCAATGCGCAACTATCGTGTGTATGCAACTGAAGATAATGACTTAAACATTTATTACACATTAGATGGTTATGAGATGGGCTCTATTTTGTCAGAAGGACAGGTAGGAGACACCGTTACTTTAAAAGCAGAATTAAGTGATAAGACTGATGATTCTATCGGAAAAGTTCAAGTCATTACAAATGGCGGACTTGTACTGAAAGAAGAGACTGTTGCAGCCAATACAGATACAGTAGAATTCCAGATAGATAATAACTATTCATATTACTATTTGAAAATCACAGAGACTGACGGTGATATAGCAGTGACGGCTCCGGTATGGGTAGGAGAAGTGGAAGCAGCAGGAATCAACGGAATCTCTACAACCGAAGTACTTCCGGTAAAAGGAGAGGCATTGCCTGTCACATTGGATTTATACAACAATGAAAATACAGATATGACAATCAACTCAATTACATTTTCCGTAGATGGAGAAAATGTACATGAAGTTGATTTGGAGAAAAATAACCTGACAAAAGTAGATTCGATGGGAACAGCATCTTACACATTTGATTATACTTATGACAAAGTAGGAAACATGGAACTAAATGTCACAGTGAATGCAACACTCAACGGAGTAGAGAAAGTTTATAGCAGCGTTTTGAAGCTTACATATGTAACGCCGGAGATGGTGACAAAAGTAATCATTGACGGTACACATTACAATGACTATGTGACAGGATATTATGGTGGAAATGTCGGAAACTTTACAAAGATTGCGGGAGACAAGAATGTAAAAGTTGAGGTTGTGAAAGATGAGATCACACCAGAAATGTTAGAAGACTGTGCATTGCTTGTTGTCTCAGCACCGGCAAAGAAAACAGGAACAGCAAATGCCGGAGATTACAAACCTTCGCATTTCAGTGATGAATTTATTAACATGGTAAAAGACTACACAGATAAAGGCGGCACATTAATCGCATGCGGAATTGCAGATTATCAGGATACAACAAGCGGCCAGACAGCAACAGAGATGAACAAGCTCTTAAAAGCAGTCGGGGCAACAACAACCCTGAACAGTGATGAAGCATATGACGAGACAAATAACGGCGGTCAGCCATACCGCTTATATCTGAAAAACTACAACAAAGATTCAAAATATTTAGAAGGTGCAGTAGAAGATCAGGAATACAGTGCATACAGCGGATGTACGGTAAACCTTGACAAAGATGCAGTTGCAGCCGGAAAAGCAGAGGCACTGATTACAGGATATGACACAACATATTCTATTGACTGCAAAGATGAAAACGGAAATCCGGTATCAGGTAGTCCGGTTGTAGTAGAAAAAGGAGATATGGTGGCGCTTGCACATGAGACGCTTGATAGCGGTGCAAATGTATTTGTGGCAGGAACTGTATTTATCTCTGACTTTGAAGTGAAGGCGGAGCAGGATAATATTTGGGATCTGCCATACCTCAACAAGACAATTGTAGAGAATATTTTGGATGAAGTGACAGTAGAGCTTGAGACGACACCGATTGAGACAGTGCGTAAAGAAGGAAAAATGGGTGATGTATTTGCAATCGAAGGCTATGTGACAGCAGGTACGAGCAATGAAAATAACAAATTCTTTGATGCTATTTACGTGCAGGACGACACTGCCGGAATTACCGTATTCCCATATGCACAGACGGGTCTGGAAATCGGAACAAAAATCAGAATTACCGGATATGTAGACGCATATCAGGGAGATAAAGAAATCCAGATCATTAAAAGCGAGATCATTCCAGATGATACCCATGTGTATGATCCGGAAAAACTATCTGCAAAAGATGCGATGAATTATGAAGAGAACGGAGGAAAGCTTGTTCAGATCAGTGGAAAGGTAACAGATGTAGTTTACAGTGCAGATGGAACCGGAGTATCACAGTTCTGGATTGAGGATGGAAGCGGAGAAAAAGGAAATGTCTTTATTGACGGTTATATTACTTCCGGAACAACCGGAAAGAATGAACTGGCATCTTTCGTGAAAAAAGGAGCAACCGTTTCGGCAGTAGGACTTGTATATGCACATCCGGAAGGAGAGTCAGACATTCCGGTCACATGCTTAAGAGTCCGTAACTGTGATGAGATTAAACAAGAACAGACTGGCGTGACAGTTGATAAGAATGCGCTTTTGGAAGAAATAGAAAAACTTCCTGCAAAATCACAGAGCAGTTATACAGAAGAAAGCTGGAACAACTATGCTACGGCATTGAAAGAGGCACAACGTGTATATGCAGATGAAAATGCAACACAGGCAGAAGTAGATGCAGCAGTAAAAGCACTTCAGGATGCGAAAAAGGCACTTGTAGAAAAGAGTAATAATGGCAATGGCGGTAATAACAACAATGATGGTAATACCGGAAACGGTGGAAATGCCGGAAGCGGCAGTCAAAATGGAAACGGCAAGAAACCTCAAAATACAGCAAATAAAGGGGCTCAGACCGGCGATCAACAAGCTGTTACAATGTATCTGGTTCTGATTGCAGCCTCAGTGATCGCAGTGTCATTTACAAAAAAGAGAAAAGTAAACTAA
- a CDS encoding bifunctional metallophosphatase/5'-nucleotidase — translation MNKLSKRLGAMAMVLTMTASYVPAVFAEDAGTQEPDYTGWDTIKVFETTDVHGYITDVSSYKEDTFEYRLAYFSKIVNDARNNDAYEDVLLLDTGDIYQGTPHSNLTYGAAMRAAYDQMDYDAVGLGNHEFDWDVKTYATDAKGTMAPYEIGSYKGDSDIPVLMSNLYYKDSGERVEFTQDYTIVDKGDYKVGIVGWADDYSADIKASQIAPYTIDDNREKLKELAEEVDKKADIVVILAHSDPKSIAEEMDPEVVDLVAGGHTHKNVNGTADNGIDYMQGNCYAYGYSTAEIKVNPETKDVEVTTPEFRDISPKGGDHSYLYYNNGNNTQLDPEVTKISQAAWDAVKGEMYEVLGTVDQSITKDFIDETNGTSSIAGNWLADMMLAATKDQNTVAAFANRGGIRANLEMAEGASSRDITVADIYTISPFGNRILTFAITGQQMGQQLERALIGLNPEIDSTVAYQASNLGDQFAGITATYKVVDGGIKVLSIMTDDGQMIDVNDTTKTYNVCVNEYCATLDGSVFKGMTPLVPMDEAPVDNLSTIAALREHRDTKGLNIELDTTVHTLTLQNKIQQWKDALGSYDKASLTEADRTEIQNILDQVNYILSSGDLATEEKTELQNVKAIAEELLKTTDSKPEEKPDTTPAPKPITPPKRSPKTGDTASTMPWVVLVIAGGAGVAAIELSARKKENRG, via the coding sequence ATGAATAAGTTATCAAAAAGATTAGGTGCTATGGCGATGGTTCTGACAATGACAGCATCTTATGTACCGGCAGTATTTGCAGAAGATGCAGGAACACAGGAGCCAGATTACACTGGATGGGACACAATAAAAGTATTTGAGACGACAGATGTACATGGATACATTACAGATGTCTCCAGTTACAAAGAGGATACGTTTGAATATCGTCTTGCATATTTTTCAAAAATTGTAAACGATGCACGCAATAACGATGCGTATGAGGACGTACTGCTTTTGGATACCGGTGATATCTATCAAGGTACGCCACATTCTAATCTGACTTATGGTGCAGCAATGCGTGCAGCATATGATCAGATGGACTATGATGCGGTAGGACTTGGAAACCATGAGTTTGACTGGGATGTAAAAACATATGCGACAGATGCAAAAGGAACCATGGCTCCATATGAGATTGGTTCTTACAAGGGGGATTCGGATATTCCTGTTCTTATGAGTAACCTGTACTATAAAGACAGTGGTGAACGTGTAGAATTCACACAGGATTATACGATCGTAGACAAAGGAGATTACAAGGTCGGAATCGTCGGCTGGGCAGATGACTACTCAGCAGATATCAAGGCTTCTCAGATTGCACCATATACAATCGATGACAATCGGGAAAAATTAAAGGAACTTGCGGAAGAAGTAGATAAGAAAGCCGATATTGTGGTTATTCTTGCACATTCTGATCCAAAATCGATTGCAGAAGAGATGGATCCGGAAGTCGTTGATCTTGTGGCAGGGGGACATACACATAAAAATGTAAATGGAACTGCTGATAACGGTATCGACTATATGCAGGGAAATTGCTATGCATATGGATATTCTACAGCAGAGATTAAAGTGAATCCTGAGACAAAAGACGTAGAAGTGACAACACCGGAATTCAGGGACATTTCTCCAAAAGGCGGAGATCATTCTTACTTATATTACAACAATGGAAATAATACACAATTAGATCCGGAAGTTACAAAGATCAGTCAGGCGGCATGGGATGCAGTAAAAGGTGAGATGTACGAAGTACTCGGAACAGTTGACCAAAGTATTACAAAAGACTTTATCGATGAGACGAACGGGACATCTTCTATCGCAGGTAACTGGCTTGCAGATATGATGCTTGCAGCGACAAAAGATCAGAACACAGTGGCAGCATTTGCAAACAGAGGTGGAATCCGTGCAAACCTTGAGATGGCAGAAGGAGCGTCAAGCCGTGATATTACGGTGGCAGATATTTACACAATCTCACCATTTGGAAACCGCATTTTGACATTTGCGATTACCGGACAACAGATGGGACAGCAGCTGGAGCGTGCTTTGATTGGATTAAATCCGGAAATTGATTCTACTGTGGCATATCAGGCTTCGAATTTGGGAGATCAGTTTGCAGGTATCACAGCAACATATAAAGTTGTAGACGGTGGAATCAAAGTATTATCCATCATGACAGATGACGGTCAGATGATTGATGTCAACGACACAACAAAGACATACAACGTATGTGTAAATGAATACTGTGCAACACTGGACGGTTCTGTATTTAAAGGAATGACACCGCTTGTACCGATGGATGAAGCTCCGGTAGATAATTTAAGTACGATTGCGGCATTGAGAGAACACCGTGATACAAAAGGATTGAACATTGAGTTAGATACAACTGTTCATACATTGACATTACAGAACAAGATTCAGCAGTGGAAAGATGCACTTGGAAGTTATGACAAGGCTTCTTTGACAGAGGCAGATCGAACAGAGATTCAAAATATTTTAGATCAGGTAAACTATATTTTATCTTCAGGTGATTTGGCAACAGAAGAAAAGACAGAACTTCAGAACGTGAAAGCAATCGCAGAAGAACTTCTGAAGACAACAGATTCCAAACCAGAAGAAAAACCGGACACAACACCGGCTCCGAAACCAATTACACCGCCAAAAAGGAGTCCAAAAACAGGCGATACAGCAAGTACAATGCCATGGGTAGTGTTAGTTATTGCTGGCGGCGCAGGTGTGGCAGCTATAGAGCTTTCTGCTAGAAAAAAAGAGAATAGAGGATAG
- a CDS encoding purine-nucleoside phosphorylase translates to MNKVYEKLMICVESIRKRIDFQPEVALILGSGLGDYADEIQIEQTINYTEIEGFPTSTVAGHKGRFVFGYVNEVPVVIMQGRVHFYEGYPMSDVVLPTRLMGMLGAKKLILTNAAGGANFDFKPGDFMIINDHITIAIPSPLIGENIDELGVRFPDMSEVYSQRMRKIIKDTAEKMGIKMQEGVYMQFTGPAYETPAEVRLARTLGGDAVGMSTACEAMAAHHMGMEVCGISCITNLAAGMSTEKLDHKEVQETADRVAKQFKELITGIVTNI, encoded by the coding sequence ATGAATAAAGTATATGAAAAATTGATGATATGCGTGGAGAGTATTCGAAAAAGAATTGATTTTCAGCCGGAGGTTGCATTGATCTTGGGGTCAGGTCTTGGAGATTACGCAGATGAGATTCAGATTGAGCAGACGATCAACTATACGGAAATCGAAGGATTTCCAACTTCAACAGTAGCAGGTCATAAAGGAAGATTTGTATTTGGTTATGTGAATGAAGTACCAGTTGTGATCATGCAGGGAAGAGTACATTTTTATGAGGGATATCCGATGTCAGATGTAGTGCTTCCAACAAGACTGATGGGAATGCTCGGAGCAAAAAAATTAATCCTGACCAATGCAGCAGGTGGTGCAAACTTTGATTTTAAACCGGGAGATTTTATGATCATCAATGACCATATTACAATTGCAATACCAAGCCCTCTGATCGGTGAAAATATAGATGAACTCGGCGTAAGATTTCCAGATATGAGCGAGGTATACAGCCAGCGTATGCGTAAAATCATCAAAGATACAGCAGAAAAAATGGGAATCAAAATGCAGGAAGGTGTATATATGCAGTTTACAGGACCAGCATATGAGACACCGGCAGAGGTTCGTCTTGCAAGAACACTCGGCGGAGATGCTGTTGGTATGAGTACGGCATGTGAAGCGATGGCTGCACATCATATGGGAATGGAGGTATGTGGAATTTCATGTATTACAAATCTTGCAGCGGGAATGTCGACAGAAAAATTAGATCACAAAGAAGTACAGGAGACGGCAGACCGTGTAGCGAAACAGTTTAAAGAACTGATTACAGGAATTGTAACAAACATCTAA
- a CDS encoding Crp/Fnr family transcriptional regulator, which translates to MGYKTLYDALPFLKDIDKKRQEQFKEYFRTAPLWVMDSFHIEEMDKGVIFVRENAPVENIYFIGKGIIEAIDYRVHGVAYEFMRFDNVYAMGGMEYIMDMKTYRTTLRTVTRCTVVKMSRANFEKWMSADIHALKQEAKQVANYLLEEGRKGRTLLFLQGADRLSMLLVERFERYAKNGLLQVRGGQQGLSNSTGLCLKTINRSVKKLSEQGLITKEGNKILVDQSQYERLKEIISKIVTLE; encoded by the coding sequence GTGGGATATAAGACTTTATATGATGCACTTCCATTTTTAAAAGACATTGATAAAAAACGTCAGGAACAGTTTAAAGAATATTTCAGGACGGCGCCACTTTGGGTGATGGATTCATTTCATATAGAAGAGATGGATAAGGGTGTGATATTCGTACGCGAAAATGCACCTGTAGAAAATATTTATTTCATCGGAAAAGGAATTATCGAAGCCATTGACTATAGAGTGCATGGAGTAGCGTATGAGTTTATGCGGTTCGATAATGTGTATGCAATGGGTGGGATGGAGTACATCATGGATATGAAGACTTATAGGACAACGCTTAGAACAGTGACAAGATGTACCGTTGTAAAAATGTCGAGAGCAAATTTTGAAAAATGGATGAGTGCGGATATTCATGCATTAAAACAGGAGGCAAAGCAAGTTGCAAACTATCTTCTGGAGGAGGGAAGAAAAGGGCGGACTTTATTATTTCTTCAAGGGGCGGACAGACTTTCGATGCTTCTCGTGGAACGATTTGAGCGTTACGCAAAAAATGGTCTTCTGCAGGTCCGAGGTGGTCAGCAGGGATTATCTAACTCAACAGGGCTTTGCTTAAAAACGATCAATCGATCAGTAAAAAAGCTATCAGAACAAGGATTGATAACTAAAGAAGGAAATAAAATTTTGGTCGATCAATCACAGTATGAACGTTTAAAAGAAATCATTTCCAAAATCGTAACTTTGGAATAA
- a CDS encoding YczE/YyaS/YitT family protein produces MKREKRIRIILAILGIILVGTGVAFNAAAALGNDPVGIVYDGIRSALNLSSEQLGMASNIVNIVLVVIIFFWERHYVNIGTFIYIIPYGFVVDLGGRLYHMLFKVQTLPVQIAGAAIGCFLLYMGVAMYITADVGLDPFTGFVMTIRDKVNKQFRVVKVCFDICCIVLGFVLGGKLGIITILTALAAGPVIQFLAEIVQKQMEKTGLFSQRR; encoded by the coding sequence GTGAAAAGAGAAAAAAGGATAAGAATTATTCTAGCAATTTTGGGAATTATTCTAGTCGGGACAGGTGTAGCATTCAATGCTGCCGCAGCACTTGGAAATGATCCGGTTGGAATTGTCTATGACGGAATCAGAAGCGCTTTAAATCTTTCTTCAGAACAGCTTGGAATGGCATCTAACATTGTAAATATTGTTCTTGTAGTGATTATATTCTTTTGGGAAAGACACTATGTAAATATTGGAACATTTATTTATATTATTCCATATGGGTTCGTTGTAGATCTGGGTGGAAGATTATATCACATGTTGTTTAAGGTTCAGACACTTCCGGTACAGATTGCAGGTGCAGCAATCGGTTGTTTCCTGCTTTATATGGGGGTTGCAATGTACATTACGGCGGATGTCGGACTAGATCCGTTTACCGGATTTGTAATGACAATCAGAGACAAGGTGAACAAACAGTTCCGTGTAGTAAAAGTATGTTTTGACATCTGTTGTATTGTGCTTGGATTTGTGCTTGGAGGAAAGCTTGGAATCATTACGATTCTGACAGCATTGGCGGCAGGACCGGTCATTCAGTTTTTAGCTGAGATTGTTCAAAAACAAATGGAAAAGACAGGACTATTCAGCCAAAGACGATAA